The Humulus lupulus chromosome 7, drHumLupu1.1, whole genome shotgun sequence region ttcaccatcgatacacaatcccaagcatccacgaacctgatcgcctctaaagctattttcctgcacataaaacaaaaaggaatgagcctaatgcccagcaaggaaaatctaacacatagtcataaacataaatttcataataaacataaagacatatcataacacttattacatacacttattataatggccattattacttggggtcccatagactaaacaagtcatatgcccaagagattaatggggtcctactagctaagtaggtcatatgcccataatctatttggggtcttgttagccttatgggtcatatgcccaagcctacaaacatacatattcataacatatttcataacataacacataagataacataagcataaaacatatagattctatcctattttccttaccaaagttaccgggataagaggacagcgttgggactttttggaacactcctaaaaccatatataacagggtgagtctaatgaagaaaaagagatgaaatgaaaggaatggaaagactaaaccattgaaagtcacaattaccaaaacttatgtgctcaagaacttagattccctaaccaaaataagaatgaggttagaagactgagtagaagactaagagaagggaaacataacattaaaccaatgaactagagtgttttgaataccttgaggacttgtagatcaatctaaccctcgaaccgaaatactatgaaatcttacttcccaaagtgtttgataagcttaagatgattaagcttatgatttccccacccaagtgtttaactctcacactctcctagcacttgcagcttctgaagttagagtaaaaggtgaataatggctgggtactaggtcctatttatagagtttgggaatgaaggaatcttaattttacttgaataaaaataatagctttttaggtgaaaataatttgaataatcgttcagcagaggctgaagactcgttcaaaagatgttggatttatgaagaagttgaatggctgaaaggaaaaagaattcaaaaacatttgaattatgctgaaggaggtgatatattgccccctgtaggcgatatatcgcctgagccagtatgcccgaggcgaccgttcatcgtttcgtgttttccgtatctacgtgctgcgatatatcggcacacgctgaatatttgaacacgaaattacacatttttagctaagtttgaatggagtaaacagccttgactaagccctcagcgtattcaaagctgctgactgaccctattgcattcaaactttactccttattaaattaaatcctcaaaatacttaatccttaatcacccattcataacatgtgcttaaaatcctattggtcctcatctaaaccttatagtataacaaatattatccttaatatcagtcatataatcaaaccttaggttatacttaatattcttaaactataggttaaacttagaaaatctataagtactactatgagtgtccaaataattctcggtctgaaccaaaaatccacagttaccaagataacactatacatactataatactactaaataattagctaagtaaagttcttggactctacagtcacCGTCGGAGCGCCGGCGAGAGCTTTGGCTACCactaaattttctaaaaattaaaaacaaaactttTCAGGACTCACAATGCGGGCTCTAAAatcattcttttagggctcgcaacgTGATTCctaaaaaacctatttttcaagCTCTAAAATAGAGAGCTCATGCCTCACGAGTCCTAAAactttgcgagccctaaaaaaacattttttgtagtagtgagtgaGACTCTGTGAAAACATTGAACATTTTCGCCACCAAAatcccaaataataataatagtcgtCTCTACCCTTTGTGAACTAATAATATAGAACTGCGCCAAGGTTATgcgatattttttttattttagtttgtaTACCGAGAACACTATACCCTATACCAACATGTTTTCGGTATAAGTCGTCAACATAATTAAAAAAGCTGAACCTTCTTCTTCCTCCAGCAAAAACGAAAAATACCCACTTCTCTCTAAAAAACTCCATTTTCTCCAACTTTTCTCTAAAACTCTCCCACTCTACCATTATAAATAACCAATTTAAGCCCGATTTATGCTCTCCCATGAGTTGATTTTGAGTCTCCACATCTGTTTTTGAGGTATTTTTGTATTTTCCatggtatttattttttaattttttgggttTAGTTTAATCcgaaattattgttttttttttctatgaagATCTTGGCTTGATTTAGTGTCTAGAAGCATATATTTGAGGTTACACAGCTTCTATTTGtaaggtttttatttttttctattttacccaTTTTTTTAAATGGGTTTTCCTCCATTTTTGTAGCTGCCATAGCCTTAACCGCCCTTCTGCTCACCTTAGCCTCGATTCCGTTGGTGTCTCTATTGCTcggtatatatatgtatgatggccattgtaatagatgtttttgtagccatatgttttatagtgtatgcttatgatatatgctatatgttttagatagtcttatgttcttttatagtatttgatatagtcttatgcttatgtttacgatgtacattttttttttagtagattttccttgctgagcattaggctcattcctttattttagtgtgatgcaggaaaatgattatggaggcggaaggattcttggtagcatgacatgtgtgttgaggatgaatggaatggatggactgcgtgtcgatcaaggatgacatttattttagtcttttgaaatatgtctcttttgtaattccgcattcaatttttttttaacttgttttTAAAGATATgtcttatgttttgtaaacaatgggatccttgttggggttttatgccctaattaaaacccaaattctttgtaatctcattttattatcaataaaagaatagaaatcattttttgacttggtcaatcactttgctcacatgttttattttcatgattatttgtttaatataaacttctattaaatcccgagcatatagctgatcttatttatagtgacgtaatcatagtggaatataaatatgattatatgttcaaaataagttagtcctaagattagtcagtgcacaggatttacactgacttgccaatctaagatatgatctacttacacattatagtattatgttatttccagaatattagaaaagtagataagatcggatgtatatgttacatcggactagaccgatattgacagttgataagataagtaaatatactattattatctattctagtcatatcatatagtttaccataggtccattcaatctcaattctgagtggttagtattctaactgattgtattatttgagttctttgacttgttcgttaccagcttaccctacagactagcccatacttacatcttgggaactcggtaatataattgagtgggagtgttaatcatagatatgaacatctatagcttctgatgaagaagtgaaacgatggtttccttttagtttggttcaaggtgttaaatgatagagatctcattttagtaattaaattagtttactgaaatatcatttacaaggaactaagtgttttaaggataaaatacaatgaggggtaaaacagtattttagtcctatctcattgtagaccgtctatagaggattgattgaaaattatggttgtaacaatggataattaatagcgtatctatatttgttatagagcgttctatgaattcaagagtgcaattctgagtctatagtggagtcacgaggaattaataagttaataaatttatttgttagatttatgataacttattggagctcgatttcataggcccatggtccccattgtaccttggataaaatcatctagatagtctcaattaattgatttaatcatcaattagaattatcaaagttgatcaggtacCCTGTAATTTGAAATTGTACACATTTGGTAGTAAATCACCTTCAAATTTGATTGGGATTATGCTTTGTAGTCATATCTTCCAAGTGAAACACCAGCACCATTGCTTAAGTACAGAAGGGAAGAGCTTGAGAATTTGAGAGGAAATGGAAAAGGAGAGCGGAATGAGTGGGACAGAGTTTATGACTATGATGTCTACAACGATTTGGGCGAACCTGACAGAGGCTTGTCCTTTGCTCGTAAAATTCTCGGAAGGAATAGTGAATTCCCTTACCCTCGCAGAGGAAGAACTGGTAGACCACCCACCAAAACAGGTGATGATGCATTTGTGTTTGTAAGCTATGTACTTACGATTTGTTCACTTGAAGACGTGAAACTCGTTTTGATCAGACTCAAAACGAGTTTCACAACTTCAAAGACATACGTGATTTGTATGAAAGAGGATTAAAGCTACCAGCACTAGTAGTTGATGATGCTATGTACTTACGAATTGCAGATTTGGGATTTAGGGTCTTCTCTTTCAAacactaattattattttttttctttcttaaattATGCTTCATAGATTCTAGAAGTGAGAGTAGGCTGAAAAAAGTGAATCTTTCGAAACCACTGGATCTTGTCGAATCTTTAGACATTTACGTTCCACGAGATGAACGATTTGGTCACTTGAAGAAGTCAGATTTTGTTGGGTATGCAATTAAGTCTTTATCTCATGCCGTATTACCTGCTCTACAAATTTTCTTTGATCAGACTCAAAGCGAGTTTCACAAGTTCAAAGAAATACATGATTTGTATGAAAGAGGATTAAAGCTACCAGCACTAGCAGTTGATTTTATCAGAAAAGTTGTTCCTAACGACATTTTAAAGGAATTATTCCGATTAGACGGTGAAAAATTCGTTCGATTCCCCAAACCAGATGTTATTAAAGGTATTGGACATATTTTATCAAACAATCATACAGTAActattttattacatttaatatcttcatatatttaattttaatgaCTTGTAGATAATAAATCTGCATGGAGGACTGATGAAGAATTCGGAAGAGAAATGGTCGCGGGTGTTCATCCTATCCTCATTCGTCGCCTCCAAGTAATTTTGTTATTGTTGCAAGTGATTTCAAATAAATAGTTTTGTTTCATCTTTACTCATATAGTTTGGCCTAATTTTGCCTATAGGAATTCCCACCGGCCAGTAAGCTAGACCCTAAATTGTATGGTGATCAAACTAGCAAAATTACTGAAGAGCACATTCAAAAAAACCTGGAGGGGCTGGATGTCGTTATGGTAAGGTTCTTTGCAAGATTATGTTTTATACAATAAGACTGCAAACGTAGCTTGTTATAAATTAATATATCTTCTCAACTAATTTTATATAAATGTTGAACAACCTCATATATAGGCAGTCAATCAAAAGAAATTATTTATATTGGATCACCATGATTCATTTATGCCATACCTAAGGAGGATAAACGAAACTGATGCAAACGAAGCcaataaaaataaatcattcTTATTGGAAATCAAAGATTCAATTGCACAACGCCTGAAGAAGAAAAAAGCACCTGATAGAAAGGCATATGCAACTCGAACTCTCCTGTTTTTGACTAATGACGGCAGTTTGAAGCCTGTTGCCATCGAATTAAGCCTACCCCATCCAGATGGTGATGAGTATGGTGCAGTTAGTAAAGTATATACTCCAGCTGAAGAAGGTGTTGAAGGAACCATTTGGCAACTGGCTAAAGCTTATGTAGCTGTAAATGATTCTGGCTACCACCAGGTCAATAGTCATTGGTATGAAACTATAAAagatttttactcaaataattatgCTTGATTCATTTTAAAGTATATATGTTCATAATAATAATGCCTTGAATTTCGGTTTTTCTAAAGGTTGAATACACATGCTGTGATGGAGCCTTTTGTGATAGCAACAAACAGGCAGCTAAGTGTACTCCACCCAATTTACAAGCTTTTGCAGCCCCATTATCGTGATACTATGAACATTAATGCACTTGCTAGGCAGACTCTTGTGAATGTTGATGGCCTTATAGAGCAAACATTTTTTCAAGGAAAGTATGCTTTGGAATCATCATCATTAATTTATAAGGATTGGGTTTTTACTGAGCAAGCACTCCCAGAAGATCTCCTTAAAAGGCAAGTATATTTAGCATAGGACGTTGagaaaattgttttaatttgacATAATGGGAAAGATATTAAGTTGGTTCAAGAGTAGTTTAGAAAATGTTTTTTGATAATCAAACATTATTGTGATACATTCATTTATTTTAGAAGTATAATATTCTATGGCTCTATATGTAGAGGAGTAGCAGAAAAAGATCAGAATTCTCCTCACGGGCTTCGATTGCTGATAGAGGACTATCCTTATGCTGTTGATGGACTAGACATCTGGTCTGCAATTTATTCCTGGGTTGAAGAATACTGCTCTTTCTATTACAAGACTGACGCCACCGTCCAAAATGATACAGAGCTTCAAGCATGGTGGAAGGAAGTTAGGGAAGTGGGTCATGGTGACAAGAAAGACGAAGCTTGGTGGCCGAAAATGCAAACTTGCGAGGAGCTAGTTGAATCATGCACCATAATCATATGGATATCTTCTGCACTTCATGCAGCTGTCAACTTTGGCCAATACTCTTTTGCAGGATACCCTCTAAACCGCCCCACAATCAGCCGACGGTTCATGCCAGAAAAGGGTACTC contains the following coding sequences:
- the LOC133792700 gene encoding probable linoleate 9S-lipoxygenase 5, with the translated sequence MPSRKSYLPSETPAPLLKYRREELENLRGNGKGERNEWDRVYDYDVYNDLGEPDRGLSFARKILGRNSEFPYPRRGRTGRPPTKTDSRSESRLKKVNLSKPLDLVESLDIYVPRDERFGHLKKSDFVGYAIKSLSHAVLPALQIFFDQTQSEFHKFKEIHDLYERGLKLPALAVDFIRKVVPNDILKELFRLDGEKFVRFPKPDVIKDNKSAWRTDEEFGREMVAGVHPILIRRLQEFPPASKLDPKLYGDQTSKITEEHIQKNLEGLDVVMAVNQKKLFILDHHDSFMPYLRRINETDANEANKNKSFLLEIKDSIAQRLKKKKAPDRKAYATRTLLFLTNDGSLKPVAIELSLPHPDGDEYGAVSKVYTPAEEGVEGTIWQLAKAYVAVNDSGYHQVNSHWLNTHAVMEPFVIATNRQLSVLHPIYKLLQPHYRDTMNINALARQTLVNVDGLIEQTFFQGKYALESSSLIYKDWVFTEQALPEDLLKRGVAEKDQNSPHGLRLLIEDYPYAVDGLDIWSAIYSWVEEYCSFYYKTDATVQNDTELQAWWKEVREVGHGDKKDEAWWPKMQTCEELVESCTIIIWISSALHAAVNFGQYSFAGYPLNRPTISRRFMPEKGTPEYEQLESDPEKGFLLTITPKLQSLIGISLVEILSRHASDEIYLGQRENPDWTSDSEPLLAFERFGRKLAQIEDKITSRNKDKNRRNRVGPVNFPYSFLMPTGEKGLAARGIPNSISI